A genome region from Macaca nemestrina isolate mMacNem1 chromosome 20, mMacNem.hap1, whole genome shotgun sequence includes the following:
- the LOC105495316 gene encoding cytochrome P450 2A13-like has protein sequence MLASGLLLVALLACLTVMVLMSVWQQRNSKGKLPPGPTPLPFIGNYLQLNTEQMCTSLMKISEHYGPVFTIHLGPRRVVVLCGHDAVREALVDQAEEFSGRGEQATFDWLFKGYGVAFSNGERAKQLRRFSIATLRDFGVGKRGIEERIQEEAGFLIEALRGTCGANIDPTFFLSRTVCNVISSIVFGDRFDYEDKEFLSLLRMMLGSFQFTATSTGQLYEMFSSVMKHLPGPQQQAFKELQGLEDFIAKKVEHNQRTLDPNSPRDFIDSFLIRMQEEEKNPNTEFYMKNLVLTSLNLFFAGTETVSTTLRYGFLLLMKHPEVEAKVHEEIDRVIGKNRQPKFEDRVKMPYTEAVIHEIQRFGDVIPMSLAHRVIRDTKFRDFFLPKGTEVFPMLGSVLKDPRFFSNPQDFNPQHFLDEKGQFKKSDAFVPFSIGKRNCFGEGLARMELFLFLTTIMQNFRFESPQLPKDIDVSPKHVGFATIPPNYTMSFLPR, from the exons atgctggcctcaGGGCTGCTTCTGGTGGCCTTGCTGGCCTGCCTGACTGTGATGGTCTTGATGTCTGTCTGGCAGCAGAGGAACAGCAAGGGAAAGCTGCCTCCGGGACCCACCCCATTGCCCTTCATTGGAAACTACCTGCAGCTGAACACAGAGCAGATGTGCACCTCCCTCATGAAG ATCAGTGAGCACTATGGCCCGGTGTTCACCATTCACCTGGGGCCCCGGCGGGTGGTGGTGCTGTGCGGACATGATGCCGTCAGGGAGGCTCTGGTGGACCAGGCTGAGGAGTTCAGCGGGCGAGGCGAGCAGGCCACCTTCGACTGGCTCTTCAAAGGCTATG GCGTGGCGTTCAGCAACGGGGAGCGCGCCAAGCAGCTCCGGCGCTTCTCCATCGCCACCCTGCGGGACTTCGGGGTGGGCAAGCGCGGCATCGAGGAGCGCATCCAGGAGGAGGCGGGCTTCCTCATCGAGGCCCTCCGGGGCACCTGCG GCGCCAATATCGATCCCACCTTCTTCCTGAGCCGCACCGTCTGTAATGTCATCAGCTCCATTGTCTTTGGGGACCGCTTTGACTATGAAGACAAAGAGTTCCTGTCACTGCTGCGCATGATGCTGGGAAGCTTCcagttcacggcaacctccaccggGCAG CTCTATGAGATGTTCTCTTCGGTGATGAAACACCTGCCAGGACCACAGCAACAGGCCTTTAAGGAGCTGCAAGGGCTGGAGGACTTCATAGCCAAGAAGGTGGAGCACAACCAGCGCACGCTGGATCCCAACTCCCCACGGGACTTCATCGACTCCTTTCTCATCCGCATGCAGGAG GAGGAGAAGAACCCCAACACGGAGTTCTACATGAAGAACCTGGTGCTGACCTCGCTGAATCTTTTCTTTGCGGGCACTGAAACCGTCAGCACCACCCTGCGCTACGGCTTCCTGCTGCTCATGAAGCACCCAGAGGTGGAGG cCAAGGTCCACGAGGAGATTGACAGAGTGATCGGCAAGAACCGGCAGCCCAAGTTTGAGGACCGGGTCAAGATGCCCTACACGGAGGCAGTGATCCACGAGATCCAAAGATTTGGAGACGTGATCCCCATGAGTTTGGCCCACAGGGTCATCAGGGACACCAAGTTTCGGGATTTCTTCCTCCCTAAG ggcACCGAAGTGTTCCCTATGCTGGGCTCCGTGCTGAAAGACCCCAGGTTCTTCTCCAACCCCCAGGACTTCAATCCCCAGCACTTCCTGGATGAGAAGGGGCAGTTTAAGAAGAGCGATGCTTTTGTGCCCTTTTCCATCG GAAAGCGGAACTGTTTCGGAGAAGGCCTGGCCAGAATGgagctctttctcttcctcaccaCCATCATGCAGAACTTTCGTTTCGAGTCCCCCCAGTTGCCTAAGGACATCGACGTGTCCCCCAAACACGTGGGCTTTGCCACGATCCCACCAAACTACACCATGAGCTTCCTGCCCCGCTGA